One stretch of Malus domestica chromosome 14, GDT2T_hap1 DNA includes these proteins:
- the LOC103450143 gene encoding cation/calcium exchanger 2: MGTLVFLPKYKNYITFLNISFLLVGCAFLVVHSYAPDFLVLSTSGVSRFSGSLDCKGFLSLDGYKAKCFYLKSNNPCVSQGYINYLNLFYCNFGTFPLLGYCCMFLWLLVLFYVLGNTASEYFCSSLDSLSRLLKLSPTIAGVTLLSLGNGAPDVFSSLVSFMGGGTGEIGLNTVLGGASFVSCAVVGILSISMRKRRIRVHKADFVRDICFYLLVIVCLGVILIRKEIDVWAAMAFSSLYIAYVIVVYVSHKHRKKSVELSCNSSNESDLTVPILSSIEEEDLSAAEEGAAQGSSEVVEVKKCCSNLRSSVFFHTLIFILELPLYLPRRLTIPVVCEERWCKPYVVASVTLAPVLLSTLWNHQFGNFSFKTKLAIYIIGLIFGITFGIVAFLTTEKSSPPKKCLFPWLAAGFVMSVTWSYLSAQELVGLLLSIGYISGVSPSILGLTVLAWGNSLGDLITNLTMALNGGTEGAQTAFSACYAGPIFNTLFGLGLSLVGSAWFKFPSPVLIQSDAYLLETVGFLVGGLLWALVVLPRRGMRLDGVLGGGLLVAYIGSMSLRLIQTLW; encoded by the coding sequence ATGGGTACCTTAGTTTTCTTACCAAAGTACAAAAATTACATCACTTTCTTGAACATCTCGTTTCTGTTAGTGGGATGCGCTTTCTTGGTCGTACATTCCTATGCTCCAGATTTTCTGGTTCTAAGCACTTCTGGGGTTTCCAGATTTTCTGGTTCACTAGATTGCAAGGGTTTTCTTAGTTTAGATGGCTACAAAGCAAAGTGCTTTTACCTTAAATCCAACAACCCATGTGTCTCCCAAGGCTATATAAACTATCTTAACCTTTTCTACTGCAATTTTGGAACTTTTCCTCTATTGGGTTATTGCTGTATGTTTCTTTGGCTTCTGGTTTTGTTCTATGTGTTGGGGAACACAGCTTCTGAGTACTTTTGTTCTTCACTTGATAGTTTATCTAGGTTGTTAAAACTGTCCCCCACAATCGCTGGGGTAACTCTGCTTTCTCTTGGCAATGGAGCCCCTGATGTGTTTTCCAGTCTTGTTTCGTTTATGGGTGGCGGGACGGGCGAAATTGGTCTTAATACAGTTTTGGGCGGTGCTTCCTTTGTGTCGTGTGCTGTGGTTGGAATCTTAAGCATTTCAATGCGCAAAAGGCGCATTCGAGTTCACAAAGCGGACTTTGTGAGAGATATTTGCTTCTACCTTTTGGTCATTGTATGTTTGGGTGTTATCTTGATTCGCAAGGAAATAGATGTGTGGGCTGCAATGGCTTTCTCTTCGCTCTATATTGCTTATGTGATTGTGGTTTACGTCTCACACAAGCATCGGAAGAAAAGTGTAGAATTGAGCTGTAATTCGAGCAATGAGAGTGACTTGACTGTGCCAATTCTTAGCAGCATTGAAGAGGAAGATCTCAGTGCTGCAGAGGAAGGAGCTGCACAAGGAAGTTCTGAAGTAGTAGAAGTCAAGAAATGCTGCTCTAATCTTAGATCATCGGTTTTTTTTCACACGCTGATTTTCATACTTGAGCTGCCGCTTTATCTGCCTAGGAGATTGACTATTCCTGTTGTTTGTGAAGAAAGATGGTGTAAGCCATATGTAGTTGCTTCAGTGACACTAGCACCAGTGCTTTTGTCAACACTTTGGAACCATCAATTTGGAAATTTTAGCTTCAAGACAAAGCTTGCAATCTATATTATCGGTTTGATTTTTGGAATCACTTTTGGGATTGTTGCTTTTTTGACAACCGAGAAGTCAAGCCCACCAAAAAAGTGCTTATTTCCTTGGCTTGCCGCAGGGTTTGTAATGAGTGTTACTTGGAGTTACCTTTCAGCTCAAGAATTGGTAGGGTTGTTACTTTCTATAGGGTACATATCAGGTGTGAGTCCTTCAATATTAGGGCTGACAGTCCTTGCTTGGGGCAACTCGCTTGGGGACTTGATAACAAATTTGACAATGGCTTTGAATGGTGGAACAGAAGGAGCTCAAACTGCATTTTCAGCATGTTATGCTGGCCCTATCTTCAACACTCTGTTTGGATTAGGGTTATCGCTTGTTGGCTCAGCTTGGTTTAAATTTCCGTCACCTGTTTTGATCCAGAGTGATGCATACCTCTTGGAGACCGTTGGTTTCTTGGTTGGCGGCTTGCTTTGGGCACTTGTGGTTCTACCGAGGAGAGGTATGAGGCTTGATGGGGTGTTGGGAGGTGGGCTTTTGGTTGCGTACATCGGTTCCATGTCTTTGAGGTTGATTCAAACACTTTGGTAG
- the LOC139191060 gene encoding dynamin-related protein 4C-like produces MYPHLLAQAYNLKMRMFAYWKVVLRRLVVQAGQDAVPLKCAPIVSSYNDQIRPLLDAVDKLRSLMVMDEGIQLPTIVVVGDQSSGKSSVLESLAGISLPRGQGICTRVPLIMRLEHHSSPQPELSLEYNGRVDRTDEDKIAKDIVKATNSIAGEGKGISNTPVTLLVKKNGVPDLTMVDLPGITRVPVHGQPENIYDQIKDMVMEYIKPEGSIILNVLSATVDFTTCESIRMSQSVDKTGERTLAVVTKVDKAPEGLLEKVTGDDVNIGLGYVCVRNRIGDETYEEAGAMAHELFQTHPLLSKIDKSIVGIPVLAQKLVQIQANSVARNIPEIVKKINDRLNFCIMELNKMPKSLSVAEAMTVFIQIIGLAKESLRKILLRGEFEEYAEDNRMHCTARLVEMLNQYSDELHRCPEIDAKSNFLMEEIKILEESKGISLPNFRPHNAFLIILQGKVNEISSIPIAFVEKVWSYIEEVVISVLMHYTENYHQLQLSARRAGHNVMAKMKERSIKWMLELVEMEKLTDYTCDGDYVSEWNKLMASQNEFIDGVLTDENKPSIITIEGIGEVEVGVLRKYPHVLAQAYDLKMRMIAYWKVVLRRLVDSMALHLQLSVFNLVNKEMEAEIVNELMGPYGGGIERMLEESPAVAVKREKLNKSIKKLRDSKEVVAKIMDSIITYGD; encoded by the exons ATGTACCCGCATCTGTTAGCTCAAGCCTATAACCTTAAAATGAGAATGTTTGCCTATTGGAAGGTTGTCTTGAGGAGGCTTGTCGTTCAGGCAGGACAAGACGCAGTACCTCTCAAATGCGCACCCATTGTGTCGTCCTACAATGACCAGATCCGCCCTCTTCTGGATGCGGTAGACAAGTTACGTAGCTTGATGGTGATGGATGAAGGCATTCAGCTGCCAACGATTGTGGTGGTCGGAGACCAGTCATCCGGGAAGTCTAGCGTGCTCGAATCCTTGGCTGGCATAAGCCTCCCTCGGGGCCAAGGCATCTGCACGAGAGTGCCTCTTATTATGAGGCTGGAACACCACTCGAGTCCTCAGCCTGAACTTTCCTTGGAGTACAATGGCAGAGTTGATCGTACTGATGAAGACAAGATCGCCAAAGATATTGTGAAAGCTACTAATTCTATTGCGGGGGAAGGTAAGGGAATTTCGAACACGCCAGTTACTTTGTTGGTGAAGAAGAATGGGGTTCCGGATCTGACTATGGTTGATCTTCCGGGAATCACAAGGGTTCCGGTCCATGGCCAACCTGAAAATATTTATGATCAGATCAAAGATATGGTCATGGAGTATATTAAGCCGGAAGGAAGTATTATTCTGAATGTATTGTCTGCTACAGTGGATTTTACTACGTGTGAGTCAATCCGGATGTCACAAAGTGTAGATAAAACTGGTGAGAGGACACTCGCTGTGGTTACGAAAGTGGACAAGGCACCGGAAGGACTACTTGAAAAGGTCACTGGAGATGATGTAAACATTGGTCTTGGTTATGTCTGTGTAAGGAACAGGATCGGTGATGAAACTTACGAAGAGGCAGGGGCGATGGCTCATGAACTATTTCAAACCCATCCCCTGCTTTCGAAGATTGACAAGTCCATTGTCGGTATTCCAGTTTTAGCACAGAAGCTGGTCCAAATTCAAGCAAACAGCGTAGCAAGAAATATACCCGAGATa g tgaagaagatcaatgacagGCTGAACTTCTGCATTATGGAGCTGAACAAAATGCCAAAGAGTCTATCTGTTGCCGAGGCCATGACAGTCTTTATCCAAATTATTGGCTTGGCTAAGGAATCTCTTAGGAAGATTCTTTTGAGAGGAGAATTTGAGGAGTACGCGGAAGACAATCGCATGCACTGCACTGCTAGATTGGTTGAGATGCTCAACCAGTACTCGGATGAACTTCACAGATGTCCTGAAATAGATGCAAAGAGCAACTTCTTGATGGAGGAGATCAAGATCTTGGAGGAGAGCAAAGGTATTTCACTTCCGAATTTTCGTCCGCACAATGCTTTCCTCATTATCTTGCAGGGAAAAGTGAATGAAATTTCGAGTATTCCGATTGCATTTGTGGAAAAAGTGTGGAGCTACATTGAAGAGGTGGTTATTTCTGTGTTGATGCATTATACGGAGAACTATCATCAGCTGCAGCTGTCAGCCAGGCGTGCCGGCCATAATGTAATGGCCAAGATGAAGGAAAGGTCAATCAAGTGGATGCTGGAGCTTGTAGAGATGGAAAAGCTGACAGATTATACATGTGATGGTGATTATGTTTCTGAATGGAACAAGTTGATGGCTAGTCAAAATGAATTCATTGATGGAGTCTTAACTGACGAGAATAAACCTTCTATCATAACTATAGAAGGCATTGGGGAAGTTGAAGTCGGTGTTCTGAGGAAGTACCCGCATGTGTTAGCTCAAGCTTATGACCTTAAAATGAGAATGATTGCTTATTGGAAGGTTGTTTTGAGGAGGCTTGTGGACTCCATGGCATTGCACTTGCAGCTGTCTGTTTTCAACCTTGTGAACAAAGAGATGGAAGCTGAGATTGTGAATGAGTTGATGGGACCTTACGGTGGGGGAATTGAGAGGATGTTGGAGGAGTCGCCGGCAGTGGCAGTAAAGCGTGAGAAGCTTaacaaaagcataaaaaaacTGAGGGATTCGAAGGAGGTGGTGGCCAAGATTATGGACAGCATTATCACTTATGGTGATTAA
- the LOC103453907 gene encoding protein EMSY-LIKE 1-like codes for MGNHKHNHGIGSERTSPATKPHGKDLWDMELHIHHLETEAYHAVLKAFSAQSNNLTWAREALMTELRRELNITDDEHGQLLIKIKSDQSIKVIREWRNGAPCAQEYSEDAPRYPPPQVVINAEPRKLETSHPPVSKSQKCVSYSHSCKETAPAAPDAHTKNTNGMKVKRGKNLTQGNSLVVSLKYQGQLSNDKSTDPAMLSSEKGRQAMNISCHNPQPQVPSGSRSTGLVKPQSKIGFRAPGSDNFKESCDFIRIRATDQVIHQAYKLLSQERVVPLHIEKAKLILREHERAILDALDKLPDVSEMADSPKQMQHKYPHEELPGMGRAMLIRNDLYGQAGRLAY; via the exons GCAATCACAAGCACAACCATGGCATTGGATCTGAAAGGACGTCTCCAGCAACAAAACCTCATGGAAAGGATTTATGGGATATGGAGCTTCACATTCACCATTTGGAAACAGAGGCATACCATGCTGTTCTGAAGGCTTTTAGCGCTCAATCTAATAACCTAACTTGG GCACGGGAGGCACTTATGACTGAGCTGCGGAGGGAACTTAATATTACAGATGATGAACATGGACAGCTGCTCATTAAGATTAAGTCAGATCAGTCAATCAAAGTGATAAG GGAATGGCGGAATGGTGCCCCTTGTGCTCAAGAGTATAGTGAGGATGCTCCTAGATATCCTCCTCCTCAAGTAGTGATCAATGCTGAACCGAGAAAACTGGAGACTTCACATCCTCCTGTTTCAAAGTCTCAGAAATGTGTCTCATACAGTCATTCTTGTAAAGAAACTGCTCCTGCTGCACCA GATgcccacaccaaaaacactaaTGGAATGAAAGTCAAACGTGGAAAAAACTTAACTCAAGGAAACAGCCTTGTCGTGAGCTTGAAG TACCAAGGACAACTTAGCAATGATAAAAGTACCGACCCGGCAATGCTCTCCTCTGAGAAAGGCAGGCAGGCTATGAATATAAGTTGTCATAATCCTCAGCCTCAGGTTCCATCTGGTAGCAGAAGTACTGGACTGGTAAAACCCCAATCTAAGATAGGTTTCCGCGCACCTGGCTCTGATAATTTCAAGGAAAGTTGTGATTTTATTAGGATTCGTGCTACAGATCAAGTTATTCATCAG GCTTATAAGCTGCTAAGTCAAGAAAGAGTAGTCCCACTTCATATAGAAAAGGCAAAGCTAATCCTTCGA GAGCACGAAAGAGCTATCCTCGACGCACTTGATAAACTGCCTGATGTGTCAGAGATGG CCGATTCTCCCAAGCAAATGCAGCACAAGTATCCTCATGAGGAGCTTCCAGGAATGGGACGTGCAATGTTGATACGCAATGACTTGTATGGACAGGCTGGTAGGCTGGCATACTGA